The proteins below are encoded in one region of Paenibacillus albus:
- a CDS encoding NAD(P)H-dependent oxidoreductase, with product MFGTTPGNDRQERVLYITAHPTNLDSSYSMSVGSAFIDAYSKANPKDEIVHLDLYQSDIPEIDANVVEGWKKAGEGKALSVIEQTKLNRLNELVDQFLAADKYIFVNPIWNFSFPPVLKAYIDSICVAGKTFKYVPGKGPVGLLEHKKAVHIQSSGSVLSPGSDFAAFEMGHRHLNVIMKFLGVPSLEGIFVEGMGAASDQAHTIKEKAIRRAREIAKTF from the coding sequence ATGTTCGGTACTACGCCTGGTAACGACCGGCAAGAACGAGTTCTATATATTACGGCTCATCCAACTAACCTGGATAGTTCATATAGCATGTCTGTTGGTTCTGCGTTTATCGATGCTTATTCCAAAGCAAACCCAAAAGATGAAATCGTTCATCTTGATCTTTACCAATCGGATATACCTGAAATAGATGCCAATGTAGTAGAAGGATGGAAAAAAGCGGGGGAAGGCAAAGCCCTATCCGTTATCGAACAAACCAAACTCAATCGATTGAACGAGCTCGTTGATCAATTCCTGGCAGCAGATAAATATATCTTTGTGAATCCGATCTGGAACTTTTCCTTTCCGCCTGTATTGAAGGCTTATATCGATTCCATCTGTGTAGCGGGTAAAACGTTTAAATATGTTCCAGGCAAAGGGCCAGTCGGTTTATTGGAGCATAAAAAAGCGGTTCACATTCAATCCAGCGGAAGCGTATTGTCACCTGGATCAGATTTTGCCGCATTCGAGATGGGTCACCGCCATCTGAACGTCATCATGAAGTTTCTCGGCGTTCCGAGTCTCGAAGGAATCTTCGTAGAAGGAATGGGCGCGGCATCTGATCAAGCTCACACGATTAAAGAGAAAGCGATTCGCAGAGCTCGTGAAATCGCTAAAACGTTCTAG
- a CDS encoding FMN-dependent NADH-azoreductase translates to MSTVLYITAHPNETEASYSLTVGKQFLEAYVAANPNDEVTHLDLFNMDIPRLDADVFSAWGKLGAGTSFDQLTSAEQAKVARLGELVDQFVAADKYVFVNPTWNFSYPPVMKAYIDSICVAGKTFKYTDKGPVGLLDSKKAIHIQASGSVLSPGSDYADFEIGHRHLDVVMKFIGVPSFEAIFVEGMAAASDQARQIKENAIQQAWKLAKTF, encoded by the coding sequence ATGTCTACTGTTTTGTATATCACCGCTCATCCGAATGAAACCGAGGCTTCTTATAGCTTGACGGTTGGCAAGCAATTTCTAGAGGCTTATGTAGCAGCAAATCCGAATGACGAAGTCACTCACCTTGACTTGTTTAATATGGATATTCCACGCCTTGATGCAGATGTTTTTAGCGCATGGGGCAAATTGGGGGCAGGCACTTCCTTCGATCAATTGACGAGTGCAGAACAAGCAAAAGTTGCTCGTCTTGGTGAGTTGGTTGATCAATTCGTTGCAGCAGATAAGTATGTTTTCGTTAACCCAACGTGGAACTTCTCTTACCCTCCAGTCATGAAAGCTTACATTGACTCGATATGCGTTGCAGGAAAAACCTTCAAATACACGGATAAAGGACCTGTTGGCTTGCTGGACAGCAAAAAAGCCATCCATATTCAAGCAAGTGGAAGCGTGCTGTCTCCTGGCTCCGATTATGCTGATTTTGAAATCGGTCATCGTCATTTAGACGTCGTTATGAAATTTATCGGTGTTCCAAGCTTTGAAGCTATCTTTGTAGAAGGTATGGCTGCAGCATCGGATCAAGCTCGCCAAATTAAAGAAAACGCCATTCAACAAGCATGGAAGCTGGCGAAAACATTCTAA
- a CDS encoding alpha/beta fold hydrolase produces the protein MPIEVLYKKMNIEGYEVFFREAGNPSNPAIILLHGFPSSSHMFRDLIPLLADRYYVIAPDYPGYGNSSMPSVDEFSYTFEHISLVIGELINRLCISRYILYCHDYGGPIGFRIAVRQPERVLGFVIQNAVAHVEGLGEPFDLFKALWADPSPANKKAFAALVDVEFTKKQYVYGVCCPFLISPDGYAMDQFFLDRPGNAAIQLALGYDYRHNVEQYPKWQQYLRTYQPPTLIAWGKNDFIFTLEGAYALARELTCVELVLLCGGHFLLEEASCTVSECIISFFNRVYGF, from the coding sequence ATGCCGATAGAGGTTCTTTATAAGAAAATGAACATCGAAGGATATGAAGTCTTCTTTCGAGAAGCCGGTAATCCGAGTAATCCAGCAATTATCCTTCTTCATGGGTTTCCTAGCTCTTCCCACATGTTTCGGGACTTGATACCGCTATTAGCAGATCGCTATTATGTCATTGCCCCTGATTATCCTGGATACGGAAACAGCAGTATGCCTTCAGTGGATGAGTTCTCGTATACGTTCGAGCATATTTCACTAGTTATTGGAGAGTTGATTAATCGGCTCTGTATATCTCGTTATATTCTGTACTGCCATGATTATGGGGGGCCAATCGGGTTCCGGATTGCCGTTCGGCAGCCTGAGCGGGTTCTGGGTTTCGTAATCCAAAATGCTGTAGCGCATGTGGAAGGCCTCGGCGAGCCTTTCGATTTATTTAAAGCTCTTTGGGCGGATCCCAGCCCAGCGAACAAGAAGGCGTTTGCAGCGCTGGTCGATGTGGAGTTCACGAAGAAGCAATATGTTTATGGTGTTTGTTGTCCTTTTCTAATTAGTCCTGACGGGTATGCAATGGATCAGTTCTTCCTTGATCGGCCGGGAAATGCCGCCATTCAGCTGGCGCTTGGTTATGACTACCGGCATAATGTAGAGCAATATCCCAAATGGCAGCAATACTTACGTACATACCAGCCACCGACTTTAATCGCATGGGGGAAAAATGATTTTATTTTCACTTTGGAAGGGGCCTATGCGCTTGCACGAGAATTAACTTGTGTCGAACTCGTGCTTCTGTGCGGTGGACATTTTCTTCTTGAAGAAGCGAGTTGTACAGTTTCTGAATGTATTATAAGCTTCTTTAACCGAGTTTACGGATTTTAG